The genomic DNA CCTGCACACTTTTTATGTATATTCGTTTTGACTTAAATTTTCGAAGCGCGTGCAGTAATTGAGAAATGCTAATTTGACAGTACCTACAGGACCATTTCTTTGTTTTCTTATTATAATCTCCGCCACATTAAGATCACTGCCTGTTTCTGCATTGACATCTTCACGGTATATGAAAGCTACGAGGTCAGCATCCTGTTCGATTGCTCCTGATTCTCTAAGGTCGGCAAGTATTGGCCTTTTGTCTGTTCTTCCTTCAGGCGCTCTATTCAACTGAGAAAGTGCTATAACCGGAACATTTAATTCTTTGGCGAGCTCTTTTAATGAACGGGATATATCCGAAATTTCTTGTTGACGGTTTTCATACCTTCTTTCACCGCGCATCAGTTGGAGATAGTCTATTATGATCAAATCTACTCCAAAGATGCTTTTTATTCTCCTTGCTTTAGCCCGAAGTTCAAGAAGTGAGATACCGGGTGTATCATCAATAAAAATTTTTGCCTTGGAGAGTCGTCCTGCTGATCTCTGAAGGCGGTTTATTTGTTCCTTCATTTTATGGTCGAAAAATCCTGTTCTAAGGCGATGAATATCAACTCGAGCATCGGAGCAAAGCATTCTCATAGCAAGTTGTTCGGCTGACATTTCAAGACTAAATACAAGCACTTTTGCATCCTTTTCACAGGCTGCATATTGGGCTATATTCATTGAAAATGCTGTCTTACCCATACCGGGCCTTCCAGCTATGACGATTAAATCAGAGGGATGTAGCCCTGCCGTTTTGTCGTCAAAGTCAACAAAACCGGTTTCGATTCCTGTTATCTTTCCACGATTATGGTAAAATTCATCGATTATGTTTAAGCTTGAAGGTATTATTTTGTCTATTCCCATAGGTCCCTTGCTTATACTGCCTTGGGCAATTTCTGATATTTGGCTTTCTGCTTCCATTAAAAGTTCTGTTGAATCCGCATTTTCCGAATAACATTTCTCAAGAAGTTCTTTTGATGAGCTGAGAATTTTGCGCAACATCGACTTTTCTTTGACGATTTTTGCATAATGAAGAATATTTGCTGATGTGGGAATAACTTCAAGGAGAGAAGAAAGATAAAGGATTCCTCCTACCGCCTCTAATTGTTTTTTTTTATCGAGATGTTCTTTTAATGTTACTAAATCGATGGCTGAACCCATTTTGTCAAGCTCAACCATAGTTTCAAAGATTATTTTGTTGGATTTTACAAAGAAATCATCTGCATTTATGACTTCAAGACAAATATTTATTGAGTAATTATCAAGAAGGATTCCGCCTAAAACGGACTTTTCTGCATCAACACTGTGAGGAGGGACTCTTATAGCATCCTTATTGCTATTTTTCATTGAAAGTTTCAAAAAAGGTTGAATTATTCTTCTTCTTTTTCTTTTACAACCCAAACTTTAACTTCTGATGTCACTTCTGGATGGAGTTTAACCTGAATGCTGTAAACTCCTAAAGACTTAATGGGTTCTTCTAATAGAACATCTTTTTTATCAACTTCAAATCCTTCTGAGTTTAGCGCTTCTGCTATATCCGCATTGGTTACTGAACCGTACAGCTTATCGCCTTCTCCAGCGTGTCTTACAATAGTTACAGATATTTTTTTGATCTTTTTAGCAAGTTCTTCGGCAGCTTTTTTCTTCTTTTCTTCTCTTCTTAATTCTATTTTTTTCTCTTCTTCAAATATTTTTAAATTTCCTTTTGTTGCTAAAACGGCAAATCCTTTGGGAATAAGGAAATTTCTTCCATAGCCATTTTTTACTTTTACTATTTCGCCCTTTTTACCTAACTTATCGACATCCTTTCTCAACAATACTTCCATTTTAAAACTCCTTTTTTTTATCTTCCAACAGTGAATGGCAAAAGAGCCAAAATTCTTGCCCTTTTTATAGCTGTTGTAAGCTCTCTTTGGTGTTTTGCGCAATTTCCAGAAATCCTGCGCGGTATAATTTTCCCTCTCTCTGTCAAAAAATTTCTTAGTTTCTTTACATCTTTGTAATCGATTTCAATTTTGTTGGAGCAAAAATTGCA from Candidatus Schekmanbacteria bacterium includes the following:
- the dnaB gene encoding replicative DNA helicase, translating into MKNSNKDAIRVPPHSVDAEKSVLGGILLDNYSINICLEVINADDFFVKSNKIIFETMVELDKMGSAIDLVTLKEHLDKKKQLEAVGGILYLSSLLEVIPTSANILHYAKIVKEKSMLRKILSSSKELLEKCYSENADSTELLMEAESQISEIAQGSISKGPMGIDKIIPSSLNIIDEFYHNRGKITGIETGFVDFDDKTAGLHPSDLIVIAGRPGMGKTAFSMNIAQYAACEKDAKVLVFSLEMSAEQLAMRMLCSDARVDIHRLRTGFFDHKMKEQINRLQRSAGRLSKAKIFIDDTPGISLLELRAKARRIKSIFGVDLIIIDYLQLMRGERRYENRQQEISDISRSLKELAKELNVPVIALSQLNRAPEGRTDKRPILADLRESGAIEQDADLVAFIYREDVNAETGSDLNVAEIIIRKQRNGPVGTVKLAFLNYCTRFENLSQNEYT
- a CDS encoding 50S ribosomal protein L9 — protein: MEVLLRKDVDKLGKKGEIVKVKNGYGRNFLIPKGFAVLATKGNLKIFEEEKKIELRREEKKKKAAEELAKKIKKISVTIVRHAGEGDKLYGSVTNADIAEALNSEGFEVDKKDVLLEEPIKSLGVYSIQVKLHPEVTSEVKVWVVKEKEEE
- the rpsR gene encoding 30S ribosomal protein S18, giving the protein MVRVNRKKAKRKIVHQKRYCNFCSNKIEIDYKDVKKLRNFLTERGKIIPRRISGNCAKHQRELTTAIKRARILALLPFTVGR